The following is a genomic window from Methylomarinum vadi.
AACCCGGCGGTCAAAACGCCCGGCGCGCAACAGGGCCTGATCGAGGATTTCCGGTCGGTTGGTCGCCGCCATCACCACCACGCCGGTGGAGGAGTCGAAACCGTCCATCTCGGTGAGCAGCTGATTAAGGGTCTGCTCGCGCTCGTCATGACCACCCATGACAGGCCCGCCGCTGCGGGAACGGCCGATGGCATCGATCTCGTCGATAAAGATGATGCAGGGCGCCTTCTGGCGCGCCTGGTCGAACATCTCGCGCACCCGCGCCGCGCCGACGCCGACGAACATCTCGATGAATTCCGAGCCGCTGATATTGAAAAACGGTACCTGTGCCTCGCCGGCCACCGCGCGGGCAAAGAGCGTCTTGCCCGTACCGGGCGGCCCAACCAGCAGGACACCCTTGGGACTACGTGCGCCCAAAGCCTTGATCCGCGCTGGGTCCTTGAGAAACTCGACGGTCTCGCGCAGCTCCTGTTTTACATCTTCGTAGCCCGCGACATCGTCGAACGTGACCTTAGGCCGCTGGTCGGGATGCACTCGTACCCGGTTACCGATGTTGAGAAAACCTCTACCCATGGTGCCCATGCGCCGGGCCATCCACCCCCAGAGCAGAAACGACACGCCGAACGGCAGCACCCAGTTGAACAGGAAGTTGCTCAGCCAGTTGTTTTCATAGCGCACCGTGTAACGAACGCCCTGGCTGGCGAGCTTGTCGGCCAGCTCCTGGTTCCACAGCGGAATCGTGACGAACTGCTGTGGCCGACCCGTTTGTGGATCGCTGATCGTCAACTCACCCATAATGGCCTTGTCGGTCACCACGGCCTCGGCCACCTCCTGTTTCTCCACGTGTTCGAGGAAGGCGCTGTACGGGATCTCCATTTGCTTGGTCTCCTGCATCGCCCCCCAGAAGTGAAACGACACAAAGATAAACAGCAAATAGAGAATCAGGTTGAATTGCGGGTTCTGCCAGAAAGATGGCTTGCTGGTTTGGTTGATCTCGATGTCCGGTCCATCCTGCCCATTGCTTTGCCGATAACCATTTTTGTTCATATGATTATCCACTTCAGTGATTCTTTTAAATACTCTCCATAACCTTTGCAAATAGTCATTTTTGTTCATATGCTTATCCTGTCGTTCACGAATTTATTCAACTTCCGTTACCCGGGCGATACTTTGCTACTATCCAGAGATCTTCCCGCTGACCCAACGGATGATGTCCGCGGCCCCCATCGCCCCTGGCTGACGGGCGACCTCTCGCCCACCGTGGAAAAGCACCAGGGTCGGAATGCTGCGGATGCCGAATTGCGCGCCTAGCATCTGTTCCTCCTCGGTGTTGACCTTGGCCAGGCGCACGCGGGGTTCCAGTTGCGCCGCCGCTTGCTCGAACTGCGGCGCCATCATCCTGCACGGCCCGCACCAGGGCGCCCAGAAGTCCACCAGCACCGGGATGTCATTGCGACTGATGTGCTTCTGAAAGTTCGCGCCGCTAAGCTCGATCGGGTGCGACTCAAACAGCTGCCGATGACATTTTCCGCATTTGGGCTTTTCAGCCAGTCGCACGGCGGGAATGCGGTTGACCGCGTCGCAATGCGAACAGACGATGTGCATGGAATCTTTCATATTTATATTCTCTCGAATGCAATGTTCATGTCTTGTTGTTTCCGTTGTCCATTCTCGCGGATCAGGCGGCCGACCGTTACCTTCACCAGGTCGTCGATCAGTAACCAGACCATGGCATAGCCCCAGATCATCAAAGCATAGGTCCAACCGATGGGCGTCATTAGCCAGCCCTCGGCGGCGAACACAGTGCCCACCACCTCGGTACCAAAGGTGGCTAAAAACAGCACCGGCGCTGGCCAAGGTTTTTGCCAGAACCAGCCACGCGCCCGGGTGACATAAAGGGTGCTGTGCCCCGCCACAATGAGCTTCAGGAACAGGAAGGTCCGAATCTCATCGTGGGAAAACTGCCATTGCTGCAATAAGTAGCCCGGATATTTCATCAGTCCCTTGAAACCCTATCGAAACCCTCGTTTGTTTTAAAACATGCGATCGTAAGGAGAAATTGAGCGGTCAAAAAGGGAATTAAGCATTGATTTCCGTTTTTCAGGCGCAACTTCCCCTTACCCCATTGTTTATCAGCGTGCCGGGCACAGCACTCTGTTTGTACTAATCAGGGCACAGGCGCTGACAAACGGATTTAAACAGGGATTGAAACGGATACTGACTGCTGAACAGCAGTCGAATACGACGGGTGTTACGAATGATGACGGCACCGATTTTAAACAATTTCAGGCGAATGGTGGCGCAAGTGGCTGTCGCTAGTTCGGTGTTATTGAGGGCGATTCGGCGAATCGCCTGGATCAGGGTATAGGCCAAGGTGGATAACAGCAAACGAAACTGATTCGGCCACCACAGGCTGCAACTGGTGCGGTCGGCAAACAGATCCAATTGTTGCTCTTTAATCCGGTTTTCCATGTCGCCTCGCGCACAGTAAACGGTTTCATAGAGTGTTTGTGCATCGCCGTCCAGATTGGTTACGACATAGCGGGGATTACTCCCTTGGCTCATGTGTTCGGCCTTAAGAATGACACGGCGTCGGCGTTTCCAGGTGCCGGCTTTATAGTGGAAATCGGTAAAGAGACGCTGTTTCTGCTGTTCGCTTTGGAACTGTTGCCGGGCTTGTTCAATCCAGGGTTGGCTTAAGCGCGTTAAGCGTTTATTTTTGGCCAACCCGACAATATAGTGAACGCGATGCCGCTCGCACCAACTCAGCATCTTATGGCGACAAAAACCGCCATCGCCGCGAAACGTGATGTCAACGTCCGGCCAAGCCTGACGCAAGCGCCTGACCAGCAAAGCCAGAATAGCCCAGCTGTGCTTGGCGCCATCAATATTGCTGGGACGTAGATAACTGACCAAGCAGTGATGGCCGCAAAAGACATACAACGGCAGGAAACAATAGTGCCGATAGTAGCCATGAAAAAAACGTCCGTCCTGTTCGCCATGAACCGGATCATCGGTGGCGTCGAAATCCAGGATCAACGATTTCGGCGGTGTCTCATACGAAGCGATAAACTGTGCCAGCAACTCCTCATGAACTCGCCACATCAAGGCGCGATCCGCCTGCTGCTCAAACCGGCACAAGGTGGATCGGCTGCCCAATGTCTGATCCTTTTCCACCGCCGTCTGAAAGGCGATATCATTTCTGAGCGTGTCATGATCATTCAAATCCTCATAACCACAGGCCAACCCATAGACTCGTTGCCGTAGCAAGTCGACACCGGCATGTTGGATTTTGGCCGGATCGCGAGGATCCGGAATGTGTTGAGCAATCCGCTCCGTTAATCGTAACCGTTGATCCACCGCTCTTAACAACAACACGCCGCCATCGCTGGTGATCGCTCCACCACTGAATTGGGCGTCTATTTTACGGCGTTTTAAGGGGGGAAATTCTATTTGAGATGGAGTACAATTTGTCATGGGCAAGTTGTTGGTTAAATTCAATATAAGCAACTGAATTTTATCAAATATCAACAAACTTGCCCGCCTCTATCATGAAATATCCGGGTTAGGTTCAAAAACATGCCTGATTACGTCAGCGAATCCAGTCAGCAGTAACATACCCCCTTTTTATCGGTCGCGCTACAGTCACTATTGCTCCCTAACATCTTTATTAATAGATTGTTTTTTGAGATCGGTACAACTCCCCTTTTTAAAATTCAAAAATTTCTCCAGCTTGAAAGGTTTTTGTAAGGTAGTATCGATACAATACCATCTCAAGATAACACGTAACTGATTGCGCTGAGTTTAGGAACAGGCGATCTCTATTTTTTAATGGGCTGGATCCGAGGCTGATATGAACTTTTCAACAAATATCAAATGGCTTTTGTTACTGACAAGTATCGCGATTTTGTTTATTACCCCCGACCTTGCGCTCTGGTTGATCCACACTTTATTTGAGCTCTTGCACGCGCTGTTCGAGCTTATCGAAGTAACGCTCGATGAAATCGTCGAACATCTGTTTCATACAGACCGGCATACCACTCAGATCATTGTTTTTTATCTGATGTGGGCGATGGTTCTTTATCCGGCTTACCGGATGTTTCGTTACTGCAAAAGACGCGTCATTGAATTGAAGCAAACCATTCCTTGCTGGTGCCAGGACAAAAAGGAACTGGCCAAAAGCATGTGGCAACAACAATCGTTTATTAAGAAATGCAAGTTTATCTCCGGTTGTTTTTTGGGTGCGTTAGGGCTCAGTTATTTAGTTTTTTCGTGATGCAAAGACGAGCCAAGATACAGCTAGCCGGCGCCGCGAAAAGTTAGGCATGAAGTCAATTGAGAGAAAGGTATTGACTATGAAATCGTTCGAAAAATTATTAGCACAAAACAAACAATGGTCATCGGCAAAAAAGGCGGAAGATCCAAATTTTTTCAATAAGCTATCGAAAAGCCAGACACCGGAATATTTATGGATAGGATGCTCCGATAGCCGTGTGCCGGCGGAAATTATCGTCAATGCCGAACCGGGCGAAATTTTCATCCATCGCAACATCGCCAATCAAGTCGTACATACCGATTTCAATTGTCTCAGCGTGTTGCAATACGCGGTCAATGTACTCAAGGTTAAGCATATCATCGTCTGCGGACATTACAACTGTGGTGGCGTACAGGCCGCGTTGCAACAACAATCCGCCAATCTAGTCATCACCAATAAATGGTTGATGCATTTAAAAAATACCTACCGCCTTCATCAACATGAGCTGGATAACATCCACGATAAAAGTAGAAAGGTAAATAGACTGGTCGAACTCAACGTTATCGAACAGGTTAATTCTTTGGCGCACACTTCGATCATCCAAAGTGCATGGCGACATGAGAACAGCCCAACCATCCATGGCTGGGTCTATGGCTTACAGGATGGTCTCCTAAACCCGCTGATCACCCTATCCCCGAATGAGGATTTAATCCATCCGATTTTTCAATACGAAAATCCAGACTTGGAATCCGTAGATCTGTCAGGGATAGAGCACGTGATGAATCATCGCAGCACGGACGATCGCTTAGAAGTGTGTTGATGAGGAGAAGACAATGATACATAAACATGTTGCCTATTATCTGGGTCACCTGAAACACGATATTCCCGCCGGGCTAGTGGTTTTTCTGGTTGCATTGCCGTTGTGCCTGGGGATAGCCCTCGCCTCCGGGGCACCATTATTTTCCGGCCTCATTGCCGGTTTAATCGGCGGCCTCGTCGTTTCCTGGGCCAGCGGTTCCCAATTGAGCGTTTCAGGGCCTGCGGCCGGATTGACCGTAATCGTCTTTACCGCGATCGAACAATTGGGAAGTTTTGCCGGTTTCCTGGTCAGCCTGGTGTTAGCCGGGATTATTCAGTTACTCCTTGGGTACCTACGCGCCGGCATCATCGGCGCCTTTTTCCCTTCCGCCGTGATAAAGGGTATGTTGGTGGCGATCGGCCTGATTCTGATCATCAAGCAATTGCCGCATGCGGTGGGCTATCACCAGGGGTATGAAGGCGACGAAAGTTACATGAACGAAACCGCCGCGATGAGTTTTCAAGAGCTAATCGACTCTTTAAACGCATTTACCTATGGCAGCGTCATCATCACCGTGGTCGGATTATTGATTCTACTGTTATGGGAATCACGCTGGCTAAAACGATTTTCGCTGGTCAAACTGATACCAGGTCCATTGGCCGTAGTGGCTTGGGGCATCGCATATCACCTCTTGTCACAAAAATGGCTGCCGGATTTGACAGTTCATGATGCAGATCTGGTGAGCTTGCCTGCCACAGAAATAGCCGGCGATTTTCTCAACCTGTTTATCATGCCGGATTTCAGTTTCCTGGCCAATCCTCAGATTTACTCGATTGCCATTACCCTGGCGATCATCGCCAGCCTGGAAACACTGCTAAGCCTCGAGGCGGTCGACAAGCTGGACCCGTTGAAACGCAGCGCTCCGACCAATCGGGAA
Proteins encoded in this region:
- a CDS encoding SulP family inorganic anion transporter; translation: MIHKHVAYYLGHLKHDIPAGLVVFLVALPLCLGIALASGAPLFSGLIAGLIGGLVVSWASGSQLSVSGPAAGLTVIVFTAIEQLGSFAGFLVSLVLAGIIQLLLGYLRAGIIGAFFPSAVIKGMLVAIGLILIIKQLPHAVGYHQGYEGDESYMNETAAMSFQELIDSLNAFTYGSVIITVVGLLILLLWESRWLKRFSLVKLIPGPLAVVAWGIAYHLLSQKWLPDLTVHDADLVSLPATEIAGDFLNLFIMPDFSFLANPQIYSIAITLAIIASLETLLSLEAVDKLDPLKRSAPTNRELKAQGLGNLISGLIGGLPITAVIVRSSANINAGGHTKVSSFVHGLFLLLSILFFTQVMNLIPLACLAAILLQTGYKLAKPQQFFALYRQGWNQFLPFIATVVFILITDLLQGIVIGIAFGMVFVMISNYRESILLHREDNHYTLILNKDVSFLNKALLRRLLNSIDENSTVVIDGTQAKFIDHDIRETLQNFLKTAPDDNIQVELDSVLQVKLQPPASGSVREPAFTKLVATATG
- a CDS encoding IS1380 family transposase; this encodes MTNCTPSQIEFPPLKRRKIDAQFSGGAITSDGGVLLLRAVDQRLRLTERIAQHIPDPRDPAKIQHAGVDLLRQRVYGLACGYEDLNDHDTLRNDIAFQTAVEKDQTLGSRSTLCRFEQQADRALMWRVHEELLAQFIASYETPPKSLILDFDATDDPVHGEQDGRFFHGYYRHYCFLPLYVFCGHHCLVSYLRPSNIDGAKHSWAILALLVRRLRQAWPDVDITFRGDGGFCRHKMLSWCERHRVHYIVGLAKNKRLTRLSQPWIEQARQQFQSEQQKQRLFTDFHYKAGTWKRRRRVILKAEHMSQGSNPRYVVTNLDGDAQTLYETVYCARGDMENRIKEQQLDLFADRTSCSLWWPNQFRLLLSTLAYTLIQAIRRIALNNTELATATCATIRLKLFKIGAVIIRNTRRIRLLFSSQYPFQSLFKSVCQRLCPD
- the trxC gene encoding thioredoxin TrxC is translated as MKDSMHIVCSHCDAVNRIPAVRLAEKPKCGKCHRQLFESHPIELSGANFQKHISRNDIPVLVDFWAPWCGPCRMMAPQFEQAAAQLEPRVRLAKVNTEEEQMLGAQFGIRSIPTLVLFHGGREVARQPGAMGAADIIRWVSGKISG
- the can gene encoding carbonate dehydratase, translated to MKSFEKLLAQNKQWSSAKKAEDPNFFNKLSKSQTPEYLWIGCSDSRVPAEIIVNAEPGEIFIHRNIANQVVHTDFNCLSVLQYAVNVLKVKHIIVCGHYNCGGVQAALQQQSANLVITNKWLMHLKNTYRLHQHELDNIHDKSRKVNRLVELNVIEQVNSLAHTSIIQSAWRHENSPTIHGWVYGLQDGLLNPLITLSPNEDLIHPIFQYENPDLESVDLSGIEHVMNHRSTDDRLEVC
- the ftsH gene encoding ATP-dependent zinc metalloprotease FtsH, producing the protein MNKNGYRQSNGQDGPDIEINQTSKPSFWQNPQFNLILYLLFIFVSFHFWGAMQETKQMEIPYSAFLEHVEKQEVAEAVVTDKAIMGELTISDPQTGRPQQFVTIPLWNQELADKLASQGVRYTVRYENNWLSNFLFNWVLPFGVSFLLWGWMARRMGTMGRGFLNIGNRVRVHPDQRPKVTFDDVAGYEDVKQELRETVEFLKDPARIKALGARSPKGVLLVGPPGTGKTLFARAVAGEAQVPFFNISGSEFIEMFVGVGAARVREMFDQARQKAPCIIFIDEIDAIGRSRSGGPVMGGHDEREQTLNQLLTEMDGFDSSTGVVVMAATNRPEILDQALLRAGRFDRRVLVDKPDLVARQGILQLYANKMKLAPDVDLAVVAKRTPGFVGADLENICNEAAIHALRENRGQVKMADFEAAINRVIAGPEAKQRALSPEEKHRVAVHESGHALVAVAVPTGEPVHRVTIIPRAIGALGFTLQLPVEEKYLSTTEEMKDQIAILLGGRVAEEQVLGSISSGASNDLERATEIARTMVARLGMSDSLGPVVYGRQQQLQYLNSAQTVEERNFSEATAQAIDAEVKALVEEGRNRTREILTRCRPALDKLTSELEDKETLSGDDVTRLVAGYDVGNARE